One part of the Melospiza melodia melodia isolate bMelMel2 chromosome 3, bMelMel2.pri, whole genome shotgun sequence genome encodes these proteins:
- the GPR63 gene encoding probable G-protein coupled receptor 63, producing the protein MVFSAMLTLAHSGTSNATFIVYENAYTNFTTPQFLLRSGTTQPLRYGSGAVLTTERTTFLVNTTATLPSQEVFRSLSLPLQIVLSAAMIFILLVSFLGNFVVCLMVYQKAAMRSAINILLASLAFADLLLAVLNMPFALITIITTQWIFGDIFCRVSAMFFWLFVVEGVAILLIISIDRFLIIVQRQDKLNPYRAKILIVISWAASFVVAFPLSVGNPNLQIPSRAPQCVFGYSTSPGYRAYVIVILLIAFFIPFLVMLYSFMGILNTVRHNAVRIHSHPDSICLSQASKLGLMSLQRPFQMNIDMSFKTRAFTTILILFLVFIVCWAPFTTYSLIATFNSHFYYKHNFFEISTWLLWLCYLKSALNPLIYYWRIKKFHDACLDLMPRFFKFLPQLPGHTRRRIRPSAIYVCGEHRSVV; encoded by the coding sequence ATGGTTTTCTCAGCAATGTTGACGCTGGCCCACTCTGGGACCTCAAATGCTACTTTCATTGTTTATGAAAATGCCTATACGAATTTTACCACTCCCCAGTTCTTGCTTCGTAGTGGCACAACGCAGCCATTGAGATATGGTTCAGGTGCTGTGCTCACCACTGAGAGAACTACTTTCCTAGTAAACACCACAGCTACCCTGCCGTCACAAGAAGTTTTCAGGAGCTTGAGTTTGCCACTCCAGATCGTTCTTTCTGCTGCTATGATATTTATCCTATTGGTTTCTTTCCTTGGAAACTTTGTTGTCTGCCTGATGGTCTACCAGAAGGCAGCTATGAGATCTGCAATTAATATCCTCTTAGCAAGCCTGGCTTTTGCagacctgctgctggcagtgctgaaCATGCCATTTGCTCTGATAACAATCATTACCACtcagtggatttttggggatATATTTTGCAGAGTTTCTGCCATGTTCTTCTGGCTTTTTGTCGTAGAGGGGGTAGCCATTCTTCTTATTATTAGTATTGACCGATTTCTTATCATAGTTCAGAGGCAAGATAAACTGAACCCCTACCGTGCAAAGATTCTTATTGTGATTTCCTGGGCAGCATCCTTTGTTGTTGCTTTTCCGTTATCAGTAGGGAATCCTAATCTGCAGATACCCTCGAGAGCACCTCAGTGTGTTTTTGGCTACTCTACAAGCCCAGGTTACCGAGCCTATGTGATAGTTATCTTGCTAATTGCTTTTTTTATTCCATTCCTGGTAATGCTGTATTCTTTTATGGGCATACTCAACACTGTCCGCCACAACGCAGTTCGTATCCATAGCCACCCTGATAGCATATGTCTCAGCCAGGCCAGCAAACTTGGTCTCATGAGCTTACAGAGACCTTTCCAGATGAATATTGATATGAGCTTTAAAACTCGTGCCTTCACAACCATCCTGATTTTGTTCCTTGTCTTCATAGTCTGTTGGGCACCATTCACCACTTACAGCCTTATTGCCACGTTCAACAGCCACTTCTACTACAAGCACAACTTTTTTGAGATAAGCACTTGGCTCCTTTGGCTCTGCTACCTCAAGTCTGCACTGAACCCACTGATTTACTACTGGAGGATTAAGAAGTTTCATGATGCATGCTTGGACTTGATGCCCAGGTTCTTCAAGTTCTTGCCACAGCTCCCTGGCCACACGCGGCGGCGCATCCGGCCCAGCGCCATCTACGTGTGCGGGGAGCATCGCTCGGTGGTTTGA